From Carya illinoinensis cultivar Pawnee chromosome 5, C.illinoinensisPawnee_v1, whole genome shotgun sequence, one genomic window encodes:
- the LOC122308774 gene encoding zinc finger CCCH domain-containing protein 15 homolog: MGAEGEEQEKQGNQNPKPNSITPAQFLSWKRQKDSDASARKAEAARKREEDIAAGTVQMNGRELFAHEPWVFDNTRY, translated from the exons atggGAGCGGAAGGGGAAGAGCAGGAAAAGCAGGGAAATCAGAATCCAAAACCCAACTCCATTACGCCGGCCCAGTTCCTCTCTTGGAAAAGGCAGAAG GATTCAGATGCATCAGCTAGAAAAGCCGAAGCAGCTAGAAAACGTGAAGAGGATATCGCTGCAGGAACAGTCCAGATGAATGGCCGGGAGTTGTTTGCGCATGAGCCTTGGGTGTTTGATAACACCCGTTATTGA